A segment of the Corylus avellana chromosome ca2, CavTom2PMs-1.0 genome:
TCGGTTGTATGAGCAAATACGAGAATATGTTGTTtagatttggcgaagtgaattatgaaaccttagtgtttttattcatttgatttacaatcagttttcatttagtttatatttttgcacgacaaaatcacacaaaatttggaactaggttaaaataggattagtttagatagaaattgattCTCATGATTCAACTCcatgtggattcgacctcgcacttgcacacactataTTACAAACGACTTGTGCGCTTGCGAGTATATTTaaactcacaacaagtttttggcgccgttgccggggaattgtttttgtttgtgaaaattgattttatttttctactagtttaggtagatttttgttttattttcttttcacaattttattttatttttattcattgcTGTGTTtgatctaataaaaaaaaaaaaaaaaaaaaagcgaaagcttttggtgttttttgttttctattgcaATCTTTGCCGAAGAAACCTAACGtagtatgctcgagcgcacttgagcACAAGGGCAGCAAGCGAGCTGCACCTGCACTCGCCCATTCTACGCCTGCGCTCCAGCACACTGCACATGCACGCTCCAGCGCACACAATTGCCGCTCGGGCACACCAGCATAGCATGAGCACACCTGACGAACCAACGCACACCTATGCTCCATCGCTGTTCACCTATGCTCTAGCGCATCTCTGCAGCGCTGCATCAACAGACTAGCAGCAGCTAAGTAAAAAGtgttgcaatttctttttggtcCATTTGgtgaatattttgttttctattttttgcatttttggttctgtcttgtttcttttatttttgtgaatattgtttgtGTTAGTTTGTTTTAgcattctttttgtttggtgtatgcttggttgAAGATCGTTGAACTTAGCAGTGATACCTTTAGATCCTGAACTTGAAAGAACTCTTAGGAGAAATCGTAGAACACCTGCTGAGTTAGAGACTATTGAGACGGGAGACCAACCTGTACTGGAGAATGTGAACCTCACTAGATCTTTGAGAGATTTTTTCGCGCCTGTTGCGACAAACTCTCCTTCGTGTATAGTTTTGCCCCCAACTAATGCCACACATTTTGACCTTAAGCCACGGTTTTGAGATGAAAAACCCTTACAGTCACATGAAGAAATTCAAGGATATGTGTGCCACATTCAAGTTTCAGAACTTTTCTGAATAGTTTGTTCATTTGAGActgtttcctttttctcttcacAATAGAGCCAAGGCATGGTTAGATTCTAACATGCCCAGATCTATCATATCATGGGAAATATTGTTGAACAAGTTCTACAATAAGTTTTTCCCGATGTCCAGAGTTAATGAGTGTCGAAAGGAAATCAATTCTTTCACTcaggaggaggatgagaagttTTCTGAGAGTTGGGAGCTCTTCAAAGAATTACTGATAAGATGTCCTCCACACAATTATGAGAAATGGAGACTCGTTTAGTTCTTCTACTAAGGATTGACTCAATCCAACCATAGTATGATCGATTCTAGGAATGTGGGGCATTTTTAAGCTTAACGGGGGATGAAGCATACAAAACATTGGATAAGTTGTCTGACAACTCGCAACAGTGGGATTTTTGAAGTTGTTGAGACAAATCTACCCGTATCCCAAAGAAAGGAGACATCAATGAGTTGAGAGAAGACATTGATTTAAGGATGAAGATAAATGCTCTCACCAAGAAAGTCGACACTCTCATTGTGAGCTAGTCCATTAATCCTGCCAACATATTCAATGTTGATAGATGTTCCATCTGTGTTAGTCTtatgcacttagcacagaattgACCATCTCTACTGTTTTTTGCCTAGAGTCCGATGGAACAAGTGAACACTTTCAATGATTACTGGAAGCAAGCAAGTGGACCATACTCAGagacctacaatccagggtggcggaaccaccTTAACTTTTCATCGAAGCAGAACCAACCGTTGAACCAGGGAAGGGACCTCATCATGCCCAAAATTAATACCCTCCCGGATTTCTTCCACAGCAGCAAAATCAAGGTCGTTCAACTCATCCAATGCAACCTCCTGCATCTTCGTCACAATCATCTATGGAGGACGCATTGAAGGCATTTATTCAATCGAACAACCAAAACATACAAGAGTTCAAAAATTCCACTATCGTCAACAATTAGACCATAAATGACGTtaagaatgccaccatggtcaacacCTAAGCAATTGCCaagatggagagtcagattggatagatagccaatcacttgggtgaaagaaagaaggaaaagttCCCTAGTTAGTCCGTGCCCAACCCAAAAGGACAATATATGGTTGGAAATTCTTCAAATCCTACGCATGGGCAGGAACATGTGCAAGTAATTGTCACACTGAGGTTTgagagacaagtggacaatcaagtgGTTCTACCAAAAGAGAACCCTATTGTGCCGCAAGGGCAAGAGAGTTTTAACAATGAGGAAAGAGATGTTGAGCCATCTAGAGCCACACCCACTGTTGAGGACTCCCCTTGGGTCGTTTGTGCCTAAAGCGCCTTACCTGAAAGATTACAAGCGTCTAAGAAAGGAGGAAAATTTGAGGACATTCTGGAGGTATTCAAGCAAGTCCAAATCAATATCCCATTTTTGGATGCCATCCAACAAGTGTCGTCATATAacaagttcttgaaggacttgattATTGTTAAGAGGAGGACGAATGTCCCGAAGAAAGTGTGTATGACCAAGCAGGTCAGCTCAATCCTACAATGTAAGCTACTCATCAAGTACAAGGACCCCAGGTGTCCTACTATCTCTTGCATGATAGGAATTAGTCGGATTGAGAAGGCTCTATTGGATCTTGAAGCAAGTGTGAATCTCCTTCCTTATTCTGTCTACCTGCAATTAGGGTTAGGAGAATTGAAGCCTACATCCATGATGCTTCAATTGGCTGACAGGTCGGTTAAGATCCACAGGGGAATCATAGAGGATGTATTGATTAAGGTGGATAAGTTCTATTTCTGTGTGAATTTTATTGGGCTGGATACGAAGCTAATTCAGAATGTTGGGATTCAAATATCGATGATTTTAGGGCAACCATTTTAAGCTACGGCTAACACTTTAATCAATTGTTGGACGGGGGTGATGAAGATCTCGTTCGGaaacatgacagtggagctgaatatctttgatatcagcaaacaACCATTGGAATATGATGAGGTCAAAAGTGTATGCTTGATTGAGGAGATCATGGAGGagactattgaagaatcaagcaTAGAGGACCCCTTGGAAGCATGCGTTGCTcagtttggagatgatttggacttagacaagttacttgagcaagcatATGCAATTTTAGAGACTGCTCCTCTGGTGAGTAGTGAAAGTGGGGAAACCACAGTGCCAGAGCCCCCCAAGACGGAACTTAATCCTCTACCGGACACCCTCAAGTATAAGTTCCTCGATCCAACTGAATCTTTGCTTGTAATCACAGCTTCAGATTTGGTAAGTGCTCAAAAGAGAAGTTCCTGGATGTTTTGAGAGAGCACAAGGAAGCCATCGACTGGACCATTGATGACATAAAAGGAATCAACCCATCGGTGGTAatgcacaagatacatttggagaagaatgccaagccatcgaAGGGGCCACAAAGGATGCTAAACCCAGCTATGCAAGAAGTGGTGAGAGCATAAGTgattaagttgttggatgcagggatcATATATCCAATTTCTAATAGAAAGTGGGTGAGCCCGATACATGTAGTGCCTAAGTGGGCTGGATTGACGGTAGTGAAGAACAAGGACaacgagttggtcccaactcatGTGTagtcaggatggagagtttgCATAGACTACTGCAAGCTGAATGCCACCACTAGGAAAGACCATTTCCCACtctcattcattgatcaaatggtggAGCGCTTAGCTAGGCACGAGTACTACTGATTCTTGGATCGTTATTCTAGATATAACCAGGTCCCTTTGGACCTcgaagatcaggagaagaccacatTCACCTATCCTTTTGGGACGTTCGCCTACCTTCACATGCGTTTtgggttatgcaatgcacctcCTACTTTTCAACGGTGCATGATCAGCATCTTTTTTGACATGGTAGAACGTTTCCTGGAGattttcatggatgacttctccaTTTTCGGTTCATCTTTTAAGAAGTGTTTGCACCACCTTACTTTGGTCTTAGTGTGATGCAAAGAAAAGAACCTTGTgcttaattaagagaaatgtcaTTTTATGGTAAAACAAGGTATTGTACTAGGGCACGTCATCTCTCATCATGGGATTGAGGTAGATAAAGCGAAGGTGGATCTGATCTCtaaccttccacccccacgtaTAGTGAAGGAGATATTTTCTTTTCTAGGCCATGCAAGATTCTACAGGTGATTCATCCAGGATTTTAGCAAGATCGCCAGGCCCTACAAGTTATTGGTGAAGGAAAccccatttgtatttgatgaggatGGCAAGAAAGTATTTGGGGATCTTAAGAGAATTTTGACGTCCACACCTattattcagccacccaacTGGGGTGTACCTATTGAGATTATGTGTGACGCTTCTGATTATGCAATCGGAGTTGTTTTGGGGCAGCGTGTTGATAAATTTCCCCATGTCATCTACTATATGACCAGGAACTTAAACGATGCACACTCAACTACTCCATTATTGAAAACGAGTTGCTTGTAGTCGCTTTTGCATTGGACAAGTTCAGATCCTACTCGTTAGGATCTAAAATCATTATCTACTCGGATCATGcggcattgaagtatcttttctccaaaaaagatgctaaatctcgtcttaTCTGGTGGATCTTGTTACTTCAGGAGTTCGACATAGAGATTCGGGATAAGAAGGGTTCCAaaaatgtggtggcagatcattTGGCTAGATTGATAGTGGAATTCACTGAGGACACCATTCCCATTTCTGAGACCTTTCCTGATGAGCAATTTATGCACATTGCTGACAATCCCGCACCATGGTTTGCGGATATAGTAAACTATCTTGTCACCAGCCAAATGCCTTTGCATTGGGGGCAGCAAGATAAGTCCAAGTTTATGGCCATGGTGAAGTACGTTTTCTGGGACAATCCTTATCTTTTCAAGTATTGTCCCaatcagatcattaggaggtgtacACCTaagcatgaccaatccaatgtcatctctttttgtcatgatcatgcttgtggagGTTATTTCAATGCACAGAAGACCGCTGCAAAGATTTTGCAATGCGGATTTTATTGGTCTACCCTTTTTCGAGACTCACACATATTGCACTGCTTGTGAGCGTTGCCAGAAGCTAGGGAGTATTTCGAGACGAAATATGATGCCTCTCAACCCCGTTTTTattgttgagattttttatttgtagGGCAtgatttcatgggacctttTCCAAACTCCTTTAGCTACCTCTATATCCTCGTTGTTGTGGACTACGTctccaaatgggtggaggctATTGCATGCAAGACCGATGACTATAGAGTTGTGGTCCAGTTTTTGAAGGACACTATCTTTGCTTGTTTTGGTACTCCTCGAGCGATcataagtgatggaggtaagcatttttgcaacAGGATTTtagcagttgatgaagaagtatttcatcatGCATAAGGTTGCCACCCCATATCACCCACAGATGAGTGGACAAGTGGATATTTCAAATCGAGACATCaaaagaattttggaaaagactgTAAATCCTACAAGAAAAAGATTGGTCTCTGCAATTGAATGATGCGCTATGGGCTTACTGTACAACATTCAAAACCCCGATTGGCATGTCTTCTTATTGTCTTATGTATGGCAAAGCATGTCACCTTCcggtggagttggagcatagagcatattgggccatcaagctGCTGAATTTTCATCTtacaaaggaagctccaactcaatgaattagaggagctAAGAAATGATGCATATGATTGTGCAAGGTTATACAAAGCACAaatgaagaaggctcatgaccaaAGCATTTTGAGATGATCTTTAGAACCTAGACAGAAAGTCCTTCTCTACAATTCACGTTTGCATCTCTTCCCAGGCAAGCTCAGATCTTGATGGACACACCCATTGAGATTGAGGATCCAAAGAATGGTAACACTTTCAAGGTAAATGGACAAAGGTAGAAACCATTCTTGGAATTGAAGAGTCCAGAAATTGAGACGACACTGATGGAGGATCCTAGTTATCCGGAGTGATTATCGTCTACCGTGGAGAGTCTGCCTAAAGAttgtaaacttagcgcttgtgggaggcaaccctcattttttttccttgtcatttgattttgtttgtttgtttgtttgtttttgtttttgctggGTGCTTTAGGACAAGTGtctgtgattcaagtttgggggaacGTTCACTTACGTGCCACCTGTCTCGGTATTATATTTTTggccacattggggacaatgtgtcattttagtttgggggtgggacAGACATTTCTGTccatttcttgttatttttgtgttgttgtttgtgtttgtgtttgagttttttgttttttttttttttttctagaaaaaagaaaaagttgtgttatgttgttgattgagcaTAAGTTACActgtaactgtggtttgcatgtcattggtttgtttaacatcttgaacacatcatcatcattaggaatctgagtcttttgactcatttttggtttagagagacttcacatgtttgaGTTGATCATCACAAATACATTAGTATAGAGTTTATGAGGTATGAGATTCGAATTGATTAGGGTGTGTCatgagatttgtaggatgaattgttgatgaaaccttggcttgaaatatatatatatatcaaaattagtttgagtttctcattgagtaaccgaacctcttgccttactaagcattgagtgttcgcgtaaaaagatgtgaaattcaatttggttgattgtatggttagtttggcttcgtagtcTATTTGACTTAAGTAATTAAGTACTTAAGGGAAGTTTTCACATCTAgtaccctaaaaccatctggtttgggagtcactggcctaacactcattacataggtcaattagaaagtttaagggagcTGAACACTGcacagcctacaaaaaaaaaaaaaaaaaatgcatatcttaacttaagccttggttgttttcattTGAGAGAATttctatgaattttgaggtacacacAACTTTGAGAAAATTGAAGCCTTATGATTGtatgttagtctcactttgcacttatTCGAGCATGttttgtctcaaatttccatctatgagtgaattgattttggatgttctgatgatgtgattgtggtgttcatttTGTTAAGCATGCTTATGATgtaagaaccatgtgtttgtgtggaagttcatgtttgtcaataatatagtgctaaaaatgtttatGGGTTTCATTGTtgttaaaccctcatgagacttcactcgtcctctaaggatacctaggggtttaaaaggcttgttgtatatgctaaatgcaatcatctctCCCACGATAGCAaatttatgtttcatgttttgatgtgtttttcattttgctttgctaagggactagcaaaatgtaagtttgggggtatttgatgagtgccaaatgtTGCAGATTtggccccttaatttgcatttgctaagcctttagctttattattttatgatgttttgattagttttggtgttttgcaggttgctaaggGTAAATTGCGAATTTAATGTAGAAGACgcaaagaagttgaagaaaagcACTTCTGGAGCTGGGATCGAGCGGACCATAAAAGCCTTACGCTGGAGCGCATCTGCGCTCGAGCAGGGACAGCAGCGCACGAGCGCACCCTCGCCCAGAACCAAACACACAGCGCCCATGTGTTGCGCCGCAGGAGTCCTGAAGCACGcctagtgcgatcgagcgtactcaGGCTAACCTGGCAGCGCCAAAGCCCtaggtttttagtatttatagcattcttttcttttgtacacATATGTTGGGAGGCGCCGTTTAGAGCATATTGTCGACCTTTTCTAGTCCTTGAGCTTTGAGTACATTTCCCTTtgtaagttatttattttaatgttttcaattgatttgattatgttgattttagtcatgagaggctaaaaccttcaactaaggttgaagataaaGCTTCATCATTGATTAACAATTATGTTCTCGTCATTTGTTCGTATAATTTCGATTTTGAATAAAAGTGTGTTGTATTTCATTTCAATTAGTTGATTGATCTCTCTTAATTGAATGTTACGATTGTTATGTGttaaatgttggatattcgatgTGTTTCATCTAATGGATGCATCGAATCATTGGATTGAAATTGggtatccattgtgatttgtaaatcaaatggatacattggatgatttgatttcaatggggtattcgttgtgatttgttaAAAAGGGTGGATTCTTTGAATAATTTAatctatatttttatgaaaCATCGAACAACACATAGAGCTTTATAGTTTGTCGGTTGTATGAGCAAATACGAGGATATGTGGTTtagatttggcgaagtgaattataaaccttagtgtttttattcatttgatttacaatcagttttcatttagtttatatttttgcacgacaaaatcacacaaaatttgaaactaggttaaaataggattagtttagatagaaattgattCTCAAGACGCAATTCCCTGTgtattcgacctcgcacttgaaCACACTATATTACAAACGACTCGTGTGCTTGCGAGTACATTTAAACTCACAGCACAACCTAATGGTCATCCCTAATGGAGGGGCTTAATTGCAACAAAATGGTTATTTGATGTATCCAAATGTCACACTTGTTAGTTCGTGGGTGATGTAGTGTAAGATCGTGATAGGCTAGAAACACaacaagtagaagggataaatattcctaagattgtgaaactatcaagaaatcaaaggaATCTTCTCTAAATGATAGATACTATCTAGGgtttaaagcaaaataaagaagaaactcaactctaagtactcttattgaagaaaaccaaataataatcaaaagttGTGTTCTCAGGGTTATAAGCATGTACTTATAGCCCCAAGAGTTCTAAACCTAATAGAAAACATAATTAGAGTCAGTTTTGTGAATCTACGCCTGGTCGTCTGGACGGGATATAATTCCGTCCGGACAGTCAGAGGAAAAAAGCAATAAATAGCAATAACATAACATAGGCGTCTAGACGGGCTCCAGACGAGGCTCTCAAGTTTGGCCTCGTTTGGACGTGCGCCAGATGAACTTCAAACAAGGCTCTTGGGTTAGGTCTTGTTCGAACGTGTGTTAGATGAGCTTCAGACAAAGCTCTCGGGTTCACTCTCGTCTAGACGGGCTTCAGTCTCTGTGCATGTTTGTCACCTTGTCTTGATCTTCCTTGGCATGACTCCTTTGGGTACCTCTACACTTGCATCTGCTTAGGTCTTCCTCATGTAATCCCCAACACTCtaatctacatcatcctccccaggttggagagaattcgcatCCTTATCCGAAGAATCCCCTGTAAACGGCACAAGGTGTTTGATATTAAAGACATCAGACGTCTTGATGTGGCTAGGCAACTTCAACCGGTAGGCATTCAGATTGCTCTTCTCAACAATTTCAACCGGACCAATCTTTCGGGCAGCCAACTTGTTGTACTCCCCAACAGAAAACCTGTCTTTGGTCAAGACCACCCACACAAACTCTCCCTCCTCGAACTCTAGGGCACGTGGCTTCCTATCCACATCAACGTTATACCTTGCGTTGACTCATGTAGATTCTTGATGGTCAGCTTGTGGCCCTCTTGAATATGGGCAATGAGATCTTCTACCTTAGTACGTGTTCGCATCAAATCAAGAATAGGTACCAAATCCAATGGGGCGTGAGGATTATTTCCATAGATGATGGTAAATGGGCTAAGGCCAGTACTTCGGTTGGTAGACCAGTTGAAGGTGAACTCGGCTTCGTACAACTTTTGATCTCACAACTTGAAATGTTCCCCCACCAAACTCCGCAGTAGTGCTCCCAACGATCTATTGATGACCTCGATTTGTTCGTCTATCTATGGAAGGTAGGCGCTGCTGAAGTCGAGCTTCGTGTGAGATAGCTGCCACAAACACCACCAAAAGTGGCTAAGGAACCGTGTGTCGCAATCGAAGACTATGGATAAAGGTAATCCATGTAGTCGGTAGACTTCCAAGAAATACAATTGTGCCACGTTCATAGCATCAGTAGTCTTTTTACAGGCAATGAAATGCACCATCTTAGAGAATCTATCAACCACGACAAAGATGGAGTCATTACCTTTTTGAGTCTGTGGTAGCCCCAACACAAAGTCCATGCTCACATTAGTCCATGGCCCTTCCAAAATAGGGAGTGGCATGTACAACCCGGCATTCGTAGCTGCCCCCTTGGATACTTGACATACTCGGCAGCCCTTCACGAGTTTATCCACCTCCTTCCTTATGCTCGGCCAATAGAACTACTCCTCCACCAGTTTGATTGTCTTATCCTGCCCCATATGGCCTTCATTATGGTGCTCGCGGATATCTT
Coding sequences within it:
- the LOC132169611 gene encoding uncharacterized protein LOC132169611 yields the protein MVGNSSNPTHGQEHVQVIVTLRFERQVDNQVVLPKENPIVPQGALPERLQASKKGGKFEDILEVFKQVQINIPFLDAIQQVSSYNKFLKDLIIVKRRTNVPKKVCMTKQVSSILQCKLLIKYKDPRCPTISCMIGISRIEKALLDLEASVNLLPYSVYLQLGLGELKPTSMMLQLADRSVKIHRGIIEDVLIKVDKFYFCVNFIGLDTKLIQNVGIQISMILGQPF